The Candidatus Effluviviaceae Genus V sp. genome has a segment encoding these proteins:
- a CDS encoding M20/M25/M40 family metallo-hydrolase has product MRLSQTPAPLSTRATPRQFSRVARGRQGTRRLPTARPTRGVACNHPATMCILGPVEVPVLPMLLAIMIALPAPGGAQAQALPDEAPLAHVLGRHSSTDNGPTGFHGAGALSRTFHPTTLEPSDLRLPDASTLQALVDSTSEARIRETMARLERFGTRYVVTDSCLASARWIVERFEAMDVYDVRVDTFRTWTWQDSVDAWNVIAVRRGSTRPDEHVILGGHYDSVSFESLSDPWAPAPGADDNASGVAAVLEAARTLARYETERTLVFACWSAEEEGLWGSRDYVARAVDESLDIVLYLNLDAIGYNAVGDPDGIVYADSVSYAVAALAADIAADQLDLDYTAVEQPIGASDQNSFAERGYRVLDTSSNPLYSPYHHSANDLLEHVDTGIVREITAINTAVLASVAFLAGHNENLPPETRLHATCAAVRETVCTSPTFSWTGVDFDGTVSGYALDVLSIGHPNGRTSAREEILGPDVSEVTLSLEPGSYVFTLAAIDDDGGRDPSAARHLFTATDAVAPEVVISTDFLRDTLAFTGLPGRLTDPVPVFVGERLSLSVAVDASAYCGSADRAAVSLMPGTPNSFTETPFETTLRPTAADTAIYVVAHEPGCDRSAAWIPLDPAPATFDRGILHVDDWIGGGVDESAHDGFYARIVDDAEEWDPYEHIVEGSPTLPSREIIGRYGTVIWTLARGGGLMRQAHAGDGWRLAEGYVRAGGNLVVEGQSAAATLSGLEPLDLLSTTPQGSFLRTRAGVESVATTGSAVAPPAYGYAFLGGLPAATGLPPLPVDTLGTWADGYQSFGGLPWCEIYRPGPETDRLYLFDAYRNDAFDERPCALLTRSTDGAGSVVIMGFPLYYIREANAREALGMVIDALESWQEPSELSYFSHEATTDSVVLAWYLDPVEGPAFCRLERTLAGHDYHTVADSVTPDETGRYRVVDAPPPGSSPRYRLIVTERSGVVVTHGPWEVPVPLPAPDDGLSMSSALPSRGAVDFDYSVGDDHRWIRLTIHDVAGRLVSVVEEGHRDAGRYEAQWDGRSDGGTRAASGVYFARLAVGRSSVTCKLVLLR; this is encoded by the coding sequence ATGCGGCTGTCGCAAACGCCCGCGCCTCTATCGACACGGGCGACACCGAGACAGTTTAGCAGGGTGGCGCGCGGACGGCAAGGAACGCGGCGACTCCCCACGGCCCGGCCCACCAGAGGCGTCGCATGCAATCACCCCGCCACCATGTGTATACTGGGTCCCGTGGAGGTACCCGTGCTGCCCATGCTTCTGGCGATCATGATCGCTCTGCCGGCGCCCGGCGGCGCCCAGGCGCAGGCTCTGCCCGACGAGGCCCCGCTCGCCCATGTCCTCGGCCGTCACTCATCGACGGACAACGGTCCGACGGGCTTCCATGGAGCCGGCGCGTTGTCGCGGACCTTCCACCCGACAACACTCGAACCCTCCGATCTCCGCCTGCCCGACGCGTCCACGCTCCAGGCCCTCGTCGACTCGACGAGCGAGGCGCGCATCCGGGAGACGATGGCGCGGCTCGAGCGCTTCGGGACCCGCTACGTCGTCACCGACTCGTGCCTTGCGTCGGCGCGCTGGATCGTTGAGCGTTTCGAAGCGATGGATGTCTACGACGTCCGCGTCGACACGTTCCGTACCTGGACCTGGCAGGACTCCGTCGATGCGTGGAACGTGATCGCGGTCCGGCGCGGATCCACGCGGCCCGACGAACACGTGATCCTCGGGGGACACTACGACTCCGTTTCGTTCGAGAGCCTCTCCGATCCCTGGGCGCCGGCACCCGGGGCCGACGACAACGCCTCGGGCGTGGCCGCGGTCCTCGAGGCCGCCCGAACGCTCGCCCGCTACGAGACCGAGCGCACGCTCGTCTTCGCGTGCTGGTCCGCAGAGGAGGAGGGGCTGTGGGGCAGCCGGGACTACGTCGCCCGCGCCGTCGACGAGAGCCTCGACATCGTCCTCTACCTGAACCTCGACGCCATCGGCTACAACGCTGTCGGCGACCCTGACGGCATCGTCTACGCGGACTCCGTCTCATACGCCGTCGCGGCGCTCGCCGCCGACATCGCGGCCGACCAGCTCGACCTCGACTACACGGCGGTCGAGCAGCCCATCGGGGCGAGCGACCAGAACAGCTTCGCCGAGCGCGGCTACCGCGTCCTCGACACGAGCAGCAACCCGCTCTACTCGCCGTATCACCACTCGGCGAACGACCTCCTGGAACACGTCGACACGGGGATCGTTCGGGAGATCACGGCCATCAACACGGCCGTCCTCGCGTCGGTCGCGTTCCTTGCCGGCCACAATGAGAACCTGCCGCCGGAGACCCGGCTCCACGCGACGTGCGCCGCCGTCCGCGAGACGGTCTGCACGTCGCCCACGTTCTCCTGGACCGGCGTCGACTTCGACGGCACTGTCAGCGGTTATGCGCTCGACGTCCTCTCGATCGGTCATCCGAACGGACGCACATCCGCAAGGGAGGAGATCCTCGGACCCGACGTATCAGAGGTGACGCTCTCGCTCGAACCCGGCAGCTACGTGTTCACGCTGGCCGCGATCGACGACGACGGTGGCCGGGACCCGTCCGCAGCCCGCCATCTCTTCACGGCCACGGACGCCGTCGCACCCGAGGTCGTGATATCGACCGACTTCCTGCGCGACACTCTCGCCTTCACCGGACTCCCGGGGCGGCTGACCGACCCCGTGCCGGTCTTCGTCGGCGAGCGGCTGTCGCTCTCGGTGGCGGTCGACGCGTCCGCGTACTGCGGCTCTGCCGATCGGGCGGCCGTCTCTCTCATGCCGGGGACGCCGAACTCGTTCACCGAGACGCCCTTCGAGACCACTCTCCGCCCGACGGCCGCCGACACCGCGATCTACGTCGTCGCGCACGAACCGGGCTGTGACAGGAGCGCGGCGTGGATACCGCTCGACCCGGCGCCTGCGACGTTCGACCGCGGGATACTGCATGTCGATGACTGGATCGGTGGCGGAGTCGACGAGAGCGCCCACGACGGCTTCTACGCGCGCATCGTCGACGACGCGGAGGAGTGGGACCCGTACGAGCACATCGTCGAGGGATCGCCCACACTCCCCTCCAGAGAGATCATCGGTCGCTACGGTACCGTGATCTGGACGCTCGCACGCGGCGGCGGGCTCATGCGACAGGCGCACGCGGGAGACGGATGGCGCCTCGCCGAGGGCTACGTCCGGGCCGGCGGGAACCTCGTCGTCGAGGGGCAGTCGGCGGCCGCGACGCTCTCCGGTCTCGAGCCGCTCGACCTGCTCTCGACCACGCCCCAAGGCTCCTTCCTTCGGACCCGGGCAGGCGTCGAGAGCGTCGCGACGACGGGGAGCGCGGTCGCCCCTCCGGCCTACGGCTACGCCTTCCTGGGCGGCCTCCCCGCTGCGACCGGCCTGCCGCCGCTCCCGGTCGACACGCTCGGCACGTGGGCCGACGGCTACCAGAGCTTCGGCGGTCTCCCCTGGTGCGAGATCTACCGTCCCGGGCCCGAGACTGATCGACTGTATCTCTTCGACGCCTACCGCAACGACGCCTTCGACGAACGTCCGTGCGCGCTCCTGACACGCTCGACCGACGGCGCGGGCTCCGTCGTCATCATGGGATTCCCGCTCTACTACATCAGAGAGGCGAACGCCCGCGAGGCCCTCGGGATGGTCATCGACGCGCTCGAGTCGTGGCAAGAGCCGTCGGAGCTCTCGTACTTCTCGCACGAAGCCACGACGGATTCCGTCGTTCTCGCGTGGTACCTCGACCCCGTCGAGGGACCGGCCTTCTGTCGACTTGAGCGAACCCTGGCGGGTCACGACTATCACACTGTCGCCGACTCCGTGACCCCGGACGAGACAGGCCGCTATCGCGTCGTCGATGCGCCGCCGCCCGGCTCGAGCCCCCGCTACCGTCTGATCGTGACGGAGCGGTCGGGCGTCGTCGTGACGCACGGTCCCTGGGAGGTCCCCGTGCCGCTCCCCGCCCCCGACGACGGGCTCTCCATGTCGAGCGCCCTGCCGTCCCGCGGCGCGGTCGACTTCGACTACAGTGTCGGCGACGATCATCGATGGATCCGCCTGACCATCCACGACGTGGCGGGGAGACTCGTGTCCGTGGTCGAGGAAGGGCACCGGGACGCCGGCCGCTACGAGGCACAGTGGGACGGAAGGTCCGACGGCGGAACCCGCGCCGCGTCCGGCGTCTACTTCGCGCGCCTGGCCGTCGGGCGATCCTCGGTCACGTGCAAGCTCGTGCTGCTGAGATGA
- a CDS encoding diaminopimelate decarboxylase: MAKPDRRRGGPPPAGGGRREPSRERRRHRQHHQEPEGPRTRRGRDGRGSEAGRLRDRRGPHPRNGAHARVCRGVRRRRHDGNGHLHGDDAGHIRCGETRRHETGDVLRDGRQPVRGVRQARRRHGDRGALPLLHLRGHDADRHLQKGLTGQREDTLLRTFEQSGGVLEIGGVPVTEIAAEYGTPLYIYDAGLVRDRYMALREAMPAFEVFFSMKANPSLSLIGFLRTLGAGAEIASGGELFLAGEAGYDPLDIVFAGPGKTDRELEESVLAGVYAINVETLRELSRLGRIAKLLSLPARAALRVNTSKGLSRSGDGSAGPLHEQMAGGPSKFGIDEEKLEALDDAWDRSAVEIVGVHVYTASQILHEDEILANAKRTLEATVRVEEAVGAPVTSIDFGGGFGVPHYEDEEELDLETLGRGLEEVFAPFLEREDARLILELGRYLTSDAGVYLTRVVELKESRGERYVITDGGINQFVRPVLMRVDHEAAVVNKLDRAPSLTAHITGPLCTPIDVTAREVDVPESIAIDDLVGIMNAGSYGFSMSPQLFLSHPTPAEVLVLDGELIEARSRGTYEDLLIKQKRFPGTV, encoded by the coding sequence ATGGCGAAGCCGGATCGTCGTCGAGGAGGTCCTCCGCCTGCTGGAGGCGGACGACGCGAGCCGAGTCGTGAACGTCGGCGTCATCGGCAACATCATCAGGAACCTGAAGGACCGCGGACTCGACGTGGTCGGGACGGACGGGGATCCGAAGCTGGTCGGCTGCGAGATCGACGGGGTCCCCATCCTCGGAATGGAGCGCACGCTCGAGTTTGTCGAGGAGTACGACGTCGCCGTCATGACGGGAATGGTCATCTCCACGGAGACGATGCAGGACATATTCGATGCGGCGAGACGCGGCGGCACGAGACTGGTGATGTTCTGCGAGACGGGCGCCAACCTGTGCGAGGAGTACGTCAAGCTCGGCGTCGACACGGCGATCGCGGAGCCCTTCCCCTTCTACATCTTCGGGGGCACGACGCGGATCGACATCTACAGAAAGGCCTGACCGGACAGAGGGAGGACACACTGCTTCGTACATTCGAACAGAGCGGCGGGGTGCTCGAGATCGGCGGGGTGCCGGTCACCGAGATCGCGGCGGAATACGGGACGCCGCTCTACATCTACGACGCCGGGCTCGTGCGGGACCGCTACATGGCCCTGCGCGAGGCGATGCCGGCCTTCGAGGTCTTCTTCTCGATGAAGGCCAACCCCTCCCTCTCGCTCATCGGCTTCCTGCGCACACTCGGGGCGGGCGCGGAGATCGCCTCCGGCGGCGAGCTCTTTCTGGCCGGCGAGGCGGGGTACGACCCGCTCGACATCGTCTTCGCCGGTCCGGGCAAGACCGACCGCGAGCTGGAGGAGTCGGTGCTCGCAGGCGTCTACGCCATCAACGTCGAGACGCTGAGGGAGCTCTCGCGGCTCGGCCGCATCGCGAAGCTCCTGAGCCTCCCCGCGCGAGCGGCGCTTCGCGTCAACACGTCGAAGGGCCTCTCCAGGTCCGGCGACGGCTCGGCGGGGCCGCTCCACGAGCAGATGGCCGGCGGGCCGAGCAAGTTCGGGATCGACGAGGAGAAGCTCGAGGCCCTCGACGACGCCTGGGACCGTTCAGCCGTCGAGATCGTCGGGGTCCACGTCTACACGGCCAGCCAGATCCTCCACGAGGACGAGATCCTGGCGAACGCGAAGCGGACGCTCGAGGCGACGGTCCGCGTCGAGGAGGCCGTCGGTGCTCCCGTGACCTCGATCGACTTCGGCGGAGGATTCGGCGTGCCGCACTACGAGGACGAGGAGGAGCTCGACCTCGAGACGCTCGGTCGCGGCCTGGAGGAGGTCTTCGCCCCGTTCCTTGAAAGGGAGGACGCGCGCCTCATTCTCGAGCTCGGGCGGTACCTCACGTCGGACGCCGGAGTCTACCTCACGAGGGTCGTCGAGCTGAAGGAGTCCCGAGGCGAGCGGTACGTGATCACCGACGGCGGCATCAACCAGTTCGTACGGCCGGTACTGATGCGTGTCGACCACGAGGCGGCGGTCGTCAACAAGCTCGACCGCGCACCGTCGCTGACTGCGCACATCACGGGGCCGCTCTGCACCCCGATCGATGTGACCGCCAGAGAGGTGGACGTGCCGGAGAGCATCGCCATCGACGACCTCGTCGGCATCATGAACGCCGGATCGTACGGCTTCTCGATGAGTCCTCAGCTCTTCCTGTCACACCCCACCCCGGCGGAGGTGCTCGTACTGGACGGGGAGCTCATCGAGGCGCGTTCGCGCGGCACCTACGAAGACCTGCTCATCAAGCAGAAGCGATTTCCCGGAACGGTGTAG